TGCGTCAGCCCTTTTCGGCTATAGCGTGCATGAGATGATCGGGCAGAAGGTGAACATGCTAATGCCTGATGCCTTAGCGAATGTGCATGATGGTTTCATGTCCGCTTATCTGCGAACCGGAGAAAAACAGATCATCGGGATCGGTCGTGAGGTCGAGGGCAAGCGAAACGACGGCAACGTGTTTCCGCTGCACCTATCCGTAGGTGATGCGATTTCGCCGGATGGTCCGTTGTTCGTCAGTATCATGCACGATCTGACGCAGCGCCAAGCGACCCAACAAGCTTTGGCCCGGTCGCAACGGCTGGATGCCATCGGGCAGATGACCGGCGGCATTGCCCATGATTTCAACAACATTCTTTCTGTAATCATCGGCAATCTCGAGTTGCTGGAAATGCAGGCACTGACGGACAAGCAAATCAACTTGTTGAAAGACGCGCTTGAAGCCGCTGAACTGGGCGCTGATCTGACTTCGCGTCTTCTTGTTTTCGCACGTCAGAGCAAGTTGACGCCGCGCCGCACCGACTTGCGTCAGCTATGCGAGGATACGCTTGCGATCCTGCGGCGCACGCTTGGATCGACCTATCGCATCAAGACAGATTTTGCAGCAGACGTCGCGCCAGTCATGATCGACCCGGTCCAGTTGCAATCGGCACTAATCAATCTTGCGCTAAACGCGCGTGATGCGATGGGAGACGATGGCGAGCTTCTTATTTCCTTGTCGAATGTGGCAATAGATGACGCCTACATGGCGCAGGAGACCGATATCGAGGCCGGCGATTATGTACGGTTGTCGATCAGCGACAACGGTGCCGGCATGACGCCGGAGGCCCAGCGCCGCGCGTTCGAGCCGTTCTTTACAACCAAGGCCGATACAGGCGGCACAGGACTGGGGCTGGCAATGGTCTACGGGTTTGTGCGCCAGTCTGGCGGACACATAACGCTCTATAGTGAATTGGGTTTGGGCACGAGTTTCGGGCTCTATTTCCCGGCACAATACCATGAGCAGGCACGGGACAGTTATTCCGATCCTGCAGCGGTATCCGATGTCGGCAGACTCGGGGCAGGTTCGAAAGTCTTGATCGTTGAGGACAATGCAAAAGTGCGTGCTCTTTCGATCGCCCGCTTGCAGGATCTTGGCTTCGAAACCATTTCAGCGTCTAGCGGAGACGAGGCGTTTGCGATGCTCACGGACGGAGCCCAAGCCGACATCCTCTTTTCCGATCTGGTGATGCCGGGAACGCTGAACGGCTTCGAACTGGCCATTAAGGCAAAGGCCGTACTCCCAGAATTACGAGTGTTGCTGACTTCAGGCTATGCGAGCGATGTCGTCACGAGCGCAATGGGGCATGGACAAGAATTCGACATCCTGCACAAGCCCTATCGGCAGGCAGAACTGGTCCGCCGCCTTCAGGCACTTTTGGCAGATGTATCCGATAGTTGAGCCGTCTTGACTGGCTGGGCAAAGGTATAACCGACACCGCGCACCGTCTTGATGATCTTGGGCTGTGACACGTCGCGTTCGATCTTCTTGCGTAAACGCGCGATCTGGTTGTCGATGGTCCGGTCGAGCGGGCTCCATGCATGGCCCCCTGTCAGGTCCATCAACTGGTCGCGTGACAACACGCGCATAGGCCGTTCCAGAAAAACGTTCAGCAATTTGAAATCGCCACTGGTCAGCCCGCAGTCGATGCCGTCGCGGTCCAGCACTTCCATGCGACCGGGGACGGCGGTCAATCCGTCAAAATGGTATTGAAGGGCAGATTCCTGTCCGCCCGCATGCAATTCCGGAATCGGGTCAATTGGCTGCGCCTCTTTCTGGCTGCTGCGCCGCAGGACGCTGCGTGCGCGGGCAACGACCTCTCGGACGTGAAACGGCTTTGTGACATAATCATCAGCACCCATTTCAAGACCGACCACCCGATCAATCACGTCATCCTTACCAGTTACCATTATGATCGGCACTGCCGAGCGTTGCCGGATGAGACGGGCCAGGTCCAAGCCGTCCTCTTGACCCAAATGCAGATCAAGTGTCACCAGGCTGATATTCTCCGCATCAAGCGCCGCAAGCGTTTGTTTGCTGTCGGCTGCCTCGCGCAACTGAAAGCCTTCCGCTTCGAAGACATTGCGAAGCAGGGTCCTGATCTTTGAATCATCATCCACAACCAAAATGGTCTGGTCTGACATGACGGGCCTCATCGGCAAAATCTATATCCGACAGATAGGCAGGCTGGGTAGTTTGCAGAAGGCGAACACATCAACGCGATACATTTTGATACAAACCGGCACACAACAACCCTAACGCCAATTACATTCGACGTCCAATTTGAACCTGACACACAAGGGGGTTCAAAGAGATGTATGTGACCATACCAACCGAACGCGTGCGACCCGCGATTTTGACTTCGCTGAAGACGAGCAAAGGGCAATCGGCCGAAACGCATCTTAAAGCAGGCGCATATCTTTTCTTTGAGGGCGATCCTGTCGAATGGCTGTATCAGGTGAAATCGGGCGTCCTGCGCCTGACCCGGTTGCTAGAGGATGGTCGTCGGCAGGTCATCGCCTTTGGCTACCCCGGCGACATCGTCGGTTTTCCTACTGATGGATTGCATCACACCGATTGCGATGTGCTGGTCGATGTATGTCTTGAACCATACAGCAAGAATGCACTTGACGGGAAAACGAGCCACACAGAGTTGCATCAGGCCTTGTTGCAGGCGGCTTTGCGCGAAATCGGCGCGATGCAGGATCACTTTATGATGCTTGGCCGCAAATCTGCGATCGAGAAGGTGGCGTCATTTCTCTGCGTGTTGTCTGAGAGGGTTGGCACGGAATTGAACGGCGTGACACAGGTTGAGTTGCCGATGTGCAGAAGCGATATCGCCGATTTTCTCGGCCTGACCACAGAAACCGTCAGCCGGACATTCACGCAGTTGCGTAAAAGCGGGATCATCACGATCGACAATATTTATACGATCATCATCCAGCGGCCCAGGGCGCTTCTCTGCCTGTCGCAAGGTGATCGTCAGTGAAACCTTCACGATACGTCACAAGTCTCCCCCGACTTTGCCCTGACGCTGAACAGTTCGTGAAGGCCGCGAACGTCACGATGTGCCCCATCGTGGCGTTCGTTTTTTTCAGACTGCGGTTCGGTTGATTGATCGGAATCAATCGTTTCACGGACTTCACTGCTAGAAAAATTCTGGCACGGCCAAGTGCCTAACACGCGGAAAGGAGATACATCATGCAATCACAATCGCTTCCAGATACCCAAGCAGATAACAGCGGAACGGCGTTCTTCCCGTCTTTTCAAAGGGAGATGAACCGCCTGATTGATCAATTCCGCAATGGTTTCCCCATCGCGGAAGCGCTTGCCCCACCCTTTTATGGCAGCGCGGTTTTTCCATCCATTGACGTGGTTGAAACCGAAGACGCGCTGGAAATCAGTGCGGAAGTACCCGGTGTAAGCGAAAAGGATATTGACGTCACGATCACCGGCGACCGTCTGACGATTAAGGGTGAAAAGACATCTGAACACGAAGACAAGAAAGAGGGGCTCCACCGGATTGAACGGCACTACGGTAGTTTTCATCGCCTGGTCCCACTCGGATTCGCGCCAGCTGATGACGCTGTCGACGCCAAGTTCGCGGACGGTGTTTTGAAGTTGCGCATTGCCAAACCCGCGGAAGCCAAGGCGAAGGTTCACAAAGTGAACATCAACGAGAGCTGATGTCGAAGGGCGCAGTTCGCGCCCTTTCGCGATTGCAGGAAAGGAACTGGTTATGAGTCTCACAACAATTCTTGTCTGCCTGACAACGTCCGACCACGCCGACACATTGATGAAAGCTGCCGTGCCGCTGGCACGCAAACACAATGCGCATCTGATCGGGATTCATACGGTCGAAGCGCTGATCGTTTATCCCAGCATTGCGATCCATGTTCCGGAAACCAGCTTCACCCTGTTTCACGAAAGCCAGAAAGCAGAATCCGATGCCGTTGCAGCGATTTTTGACAAGCACGTGAAGGCTGAGACCTTCCCGTATGAGTTCCGGCTCTTGCGTGCGGAATCCAGTTCCGCCGCGGATCGGCTGGTCGAAAGCGCGCGGGCTGCAGATCTGGTCTTTATGGCCCATGAGGATAAGGGCATTGACCGCTACGACCAGCGCCATATTCAGTCCAAAGTGATCCGCCAAAGTGGGCGCCCGGTTATTGTCGTGCCACTTGATTACGACGGCCCAGTCGTCGGTTCGAACATCGTACTTGGTTGGAGCGACACACGTGAAACGGCCCGCGCCGCCCACGATCTTTTGACTGTCGCCGACGAGGCAGCAAACGTCACCGTTCTGCGCGTGGACAAGTCGGGACAGGATCCCATGCGCGATTATGACGGGATCGATATCGCTGACACGTTGGCACGACACGGTATGAAGACCACGCTGGAACACAGGGAACCGGCCGGCGAAGCCGTCGCAAGCGTGCTCAATCAGGTGGCCTTTGAAAAGGGAGCCGATCTGATCGTGACCGGTGCTTTCGGCCATTCAAAGGCCTATGACTTCGTGATCGGCGCGACGACCTATGCAATGCTGAAAGATGCGGACCTGCCGGTGATGTTCAGCAAATAGATCGGGTTGGCTGTCGCCCGGCGGTCAAACAGTTACGCTCTTCGCTTGACGGATGACACTCACAAGCGGAACCTCAGCGTGACATGAAGCTTGGACACGACATCAACCCCTTGATGGGAACAATATGGGCCCTTTTGTTTCTGGCGGCGCTTGTCGCGCTTGGCTTTGCCCGCTGGTCGCTTGCATTCGTCAGCTTTGCCACGCTTGGCCTGTCGCTGATCCCACCCATTCTGGCCTTCCGTTGGAGATTGAAGCTTCCGCTGCCATTCCTGCTGGCAACTACGGTTTTTGTCTTCGCGTCTATTTTTTTGGGCGAGGCTTTTGATTTCTACGAACGACTGTGGTGGTGGGATCTGGCGTTGCATGGCGCGGCCGCGATCGGCTTTGGCCTGTTCGGTTTCCTGTTCGTCTTTATGTTGTTCGAGGGCGACCGCTTTGCCGCACCACCATCGGCCATCGCGTTCATCACCTTTTGTGTGGCCATGACCGTTGGCGCGATGTGGGAGATTTTTGAATTTCTCATGGACCAGACTTTTGGGCTGAACATGCAGAAATCGGGACTGCTCGACACAATGGGCGATCTTATCATCAATGCTGCTGGCGCGTTGATCGCGAGCATCACGGGATACGTCTATCTCAAGCGCAATTCAGCAGGCTGGCTTGGCCATGCCATCGCGCAATTCATCAAGCTCAACCAGTGGCTCTATGAAAAGTCACGGCGCAAGCATTAGGTGACGCCGCCGATCCGGTGAACCAAGTCCTTGATGTCTGCGACCCCGCCGCCTCCACGCAAGTTTGCAAAGACAAACGGACGCGCGTCGCGCATTTTTTTGGCGTCCCGGTCCATGACAGTCAGATCAGCCCCCACATGCGGGGCAAGGTCGGTCTTGTTGATGACCAGAATGTCAGACCGCGTAATCGCTGGTCCGCCCTTGCGGGGTATTTCCTCACCCGCCGCCACATCGATCACATAGATCGTCAGATCGGCGAGTTCCGGACTGAATGTTGCCGACAGGTTGTCGCCACCGCTTTCGATCAGCACAATTTCGATATCCGGATGACGCTCTCGCATTTCTGCGACCGCTGCCAGATTGATCGATGCGTCCTCACGAATGGCCGTATGCGGACACCCCCCCGTTTCGACACCGATGATCCGATCCTGCGGCAAGACCTGCATCCGCATCAGCGCCTCTGCGTCTTCCTGCGTGTAGATATCGTTCGTGATGACACCGATCGAATGGCTATCCCGGAATGCATTGGCCAATGCGGCACAAAGGGTCGTCTTTCCAGCCCCGACAGGGCCACCGATGCCGATGCGCAAGGGACCGTTCATTGTACTCATGTGCGAAAAATCCTCGCGTATTGCGTTTCATGTTTCATCGAGGCGATATCAGCCATGAAGGCTGTGCTGGATAGCTGATCAAGATTGCCATCAGCGGAATCGTCCGCAATGGTTATGCAGATGGGTACGAGCCTTTTGATCAAAGCTTGGGCCTCTGTCTGACCGATGCCTGCAAGTCGCTGACCCGCCGCGACCAGGTTTGCTGCAAATGCATGCAGAAACATTGTCGTGGTCAGTTTTAGCGGCAATTCAATCAATTTTGCAGCCCGGCCAACCGCGACGGGATAGGCGAGGTTTTCAATCTCCACCTGCGTCCAGACATCGGACGTGACCTTGCCGAATGCAGCGCCTTGCAAGTCGGTTTCCCTGAGCCGCTCTGCCGACGGTGCAAAAGCGCGGCATTGAGCGTCGATTTCCGAAACGTCCGTCACGTGATAGCTGGCCGCAAGAAACAGCGCGTCCGACCTTCCTGCGCCATAGTGCAAGACATCGGTCAGCCAACACTCCAGATCATCGATGCCATCAATGTTGGCCGCCTCCAACCCATGGGAATAGGCGAAGGCTCCGATCGGGTAAGCAGGTGAGAACCATTGGGTCAATATCAGGATTTCAGTGCTCATGGGCTGTTGCACCATGTTCATGCGCGTGGGTGCGACCGTGGCCGTATGCACCGCCTTCCGGTGTGAACGGCTCCATCACTTCGGTCAGCGTCGCACCCAGATGTTCAAGCATATGCCCGATCACCTTGTCGCGTTGGATCAGAAGCCGGTCATCTTCGATCTGGCAAGGCGTGTGACGATTCCCGATATGCCAAGCAAGATGGGTCAGGTTCCCTGTGATGGCATAAAGCGGTTCATCTGCCGCAATGATTTCAACAAGGCGACCGTCGGTCAGAAGGAAAGCATCCCGATCATTCAGCGAGGTCGTGTGTTCCAGATCGACCAGCAGGTCGTCGTCGTGTGCCGTCTTGATGACCTTGCGTCGCAAAAAGCGTTCGTCATACGTCATCACGCACAGTTCGAAGCTACCTGACCAATCGCCTGCACGGCGGATTTCACGCGCGGTATAGGTGACCATCAGAACATGAAATAGCGCTGTGCCATGGGCAGCACTTCTGCAGGTTCACAGGTCAGAAGTTCACCATCGGCGCGGACCTCATAGGTTTCCGGATTCACTTCGACCTCGGGAAGTGCGTCATTCAAAATCAGGTCTTTCTTGCCGATCCCGCGCGTTGTTTTGACAGCAATCGTCTGCTTGGCAAGCCCAAGCTGGTTGCGAATCCCTGCCGCATACGCCGCACCAGATACAAAGGTGACGGAAGAATGCTCGACCGAACGTCCGAACGCCCCGAACATGGGCCGCGAATAGACCGGTTGTGGTGTCGGGATCGACGCGTTCGGATCACCCATCTGGGCCATCGCGATGGTGCCACCTAGCAGCACCATTTCAGGTTTCACGCCAAAGAAGGCTGGGTTCCAGAGCACAAGGTCTGCGCGCTTACCTTCCGCGATGCTACCGATCTCGGTGGAAATGCCGTGCGCAATGGCTGGATTGATTGTGTATTTCGCGATGTAGCGGCGCACGCGGAAATTGTCGTTGTCGCCGGTTTCCTCTGTCAGGCGCCCGCGCTGTTTCTTCATCTTGTCGGCCGTCTGCCAAGTACGGATCAGCACCTCGCCCACGCGGCCCATGGCCTGACTGTCCGATGCGATGATCGAAAAGGCACCCATGTCGTGCAAAATATCCTCTGCCGCGATGGTTTCACGCCGGATACGGCTTTCGGCGAAGGCGACGTCTTCAGGGATAGATTTGTCGAGGTGGTGGCATACCATGAGCATGTCCAGATGCTCTTCCAGCGTATTCACCGTGAATGGCCGCGTCGGATTGGTCGATGACGGCAGCACATTTTCATCGCCGCAAATTTTGATGATGTCGGGCGCGTGACCACCGCCGGCGCCTTCTGTATGGAAAGCGTGGATCGTGCGGCCTTTCATCGCCGCGACAGTGTTTTCCACGAACCCGCTTTCGTTCAGCGTATCGGTGTGGATCATAACCTGCACATCCATGTCATCGGCGACGGACAGGCAGCAGTCTATTGCGCCGGGCGTCGTGCCCCAGTCTTCGTGCAATTTCAACGCACAGGCCCCGGCATTCACCTGTTCGACCAAAGCAGCGGGCAAGGACGCGTTACCTTTGCCTGCAAATGCAAGATTCATCGGAAAGGCATCTGCTGCCTGTAACATGCGCCCGATGTGCCACGGCCCGGGCGTGCACGTGGTCGCAAGCGTGCCGTGCGCAGGCCCGGTGCCACCGCCCAACATGGTCGTCAGGCCAGAGTGCAGCGCATCCTCGATCTGTTGCGGACAGATGAAATGGATGTGGCTGTCAAAGCCACCCGCCGTCAAAATACGCCCTTCGCCCGCGATCGCCTCGGTCCCCGGTCCGATAATAATGTTGACACCCGGTTGCGTATCCGGATTGCCCGCCTTGCCGATCTTGTGAATGCGCCCATCCTTCAAACCGACGTCGGCCTTATAAATCCCGGAATGATCGACGATGAGGGCGTTCGTGATGACAGTGTCAACAGCACCTTCGGTACGGGTCACCTGACTTTGGCCCATGCCATCGCGGATAACTTTGCCACCCCCGAACTTGACCTCCTCGCCGTAGAGTAGCGCGTTGGCACCAGAGCCGGCGGTCGTGGCCGCCCCGGCCTGTTCCGCCGTCAGATCCCGCTCGACCTCAATTATCAGGTCGGTATCCGCAAGGCGCAATCTGTCCCCTGTCGTGGGTCCGAACATTGCTGCGTAATCGGCGCGGGAAATAGTGGCAGGCATTGTCTCTCTTCCTATATGTGCAGCGGGCGCGGTATCGCACGCGCCCGCGATTGTTTCAGGTCACGGCCAGGACACGGGCAGGTCCGCCGGTGCCACCGCCATGTTTCGGTGCGCCGACAAATACAGTTGCACCGGCAGCCGGCACATTGCGCAAACCGGCCAGGTTTTCGATGCCGTAGCGACCGCTTGGCAGCCAGGAATAGTGAACGGCGAAGTCGGCAGAATTGCCCGGATCAAGCGAAAGTGTGTCCACGCCAATCGCCGCGACACCCATCTCCATCAGCATATCGGTCGCTTCTTTGGAAAACCCCGGGAAAGTGAAATTGCCGTCTGCGTCATTGCGATAGGATGCATCGCCAACCTTGTCAGCCCAGCCCGAGTGCATCGCGACGCAAGCTCCCTCCGGGATGTCGCCGTTCGCACTGATCCAAGTTTCGATATCCTCCGTGCTGACCATGGTGTTGACCTCTTCCTGCGCGCGCGCCTCGATGTCGATGACGCAAAGCGGGCAGACGAGGTTTTCGACCGGCAGTTCATCCACCGATGTACCATCCGTTGTAAAATGCAGTGGCGCGTCGATATGTGTGCCGGAGTGTTCATCGACAGTCAGGCGAAAGAGCTGATAGCCGCTTTCGTCGAACTTCACCGTCTGCTCCATCGTAAGGCCGGGGACACCGTCGAACGTCGGGAATTCCGGCGTGAACGTATGGGTCAGATCAACAACAGTTCCGTGCGCGGCGGCCAGCGCGGGTCTAGCTGTAACAATCCCGGCTGCGACGGATGCCGCGCCAAGCGCTACGGCGGATCGAAACATGTCGCGGCGCGAAATCATGTGCTTCTTAACGGCGTTCGTGATGCAGGCATTACACATTGTGGGGTCCTCCCGTTGCGGACGCTAAAGCGCGCCCATGACGTTCTGATTAAACCCGTATATCTGACGCCGCCCCGAGATCGGAATCAACTGCACTTCACGGCGTTGCCCTGGTTCAAAGCGGACAGCCGTGCCAGCAGCGATATCCAGACGCATCCCGCGGGCCACATCACGATCAAAATCGAGCGCGCTGTTCGCCTCTCCGAAATGGTAGTGCGAACCGACCTGTATCGGCCTGTCGCCGCTGTTTGCGACCATCAGCGTAACCGGCGTCGCACCAGCATTTAGCGTCAGAGAGCCTTCGGCAGGGAAGAATTCTCCAGGGATCATCGATTTCTCCTAACGGATCGGATTGTGGACGGTGACCAGCTTGGTCCCATCGGGAAACGTCGCTTCGACCTGCACGTCGTGAATCATCTCGGGCACGCCCTCCATGCATTGATCGCGGGTAATAACCTGTGCACCTGCCTCCATCATATCCGCGACGGATCGCCCGTCGCGCGCGCCTTCGACGACCGTGTCCGTGATCAGCGCAATCGCTTCGGGATGGTTCAGTTTTACGCCGCGGGCCAGTCGCTTACGGGCGACTTCGGCAGCCATGGCGATCAATAGTTTGTCTTTTTCGCGGGGTGTGAGATTCATGTCAGATCATCCAAGGGCGGGGAAGTGTCGTGCCTGAAAGGGCGGTCAGGATCGGGCAAAGCGTTTTGCGCAGAAGAAAGCCATCGGGCGCAAGGACGCGCATCACCAGAACATCGGGTGCCAACAGGCTTGCACCGGCTGTCGCACCAAGCCCGTCGCGAAGTGTCGGCAAATGGCTTTCAGCGTCCGGTGCCACGTAGACAAGCGTTGCCATCGCCCCAGCCCCGCCAGCAATTGTGGCCTTCGCCAGATGGGCAGTGATGTCGCCGGTCAAGGCAATCGCATCGCAAAAAACCGGAATGCCATCGCGTATGATAGAGATGCGATCGTGAAAACGCCCGCTTCTGACAGTCTCACCCATCGCCGCCCGCCCGAAGATCAGCGGTTCGCACATCAGCAAACGCGCCGTGCCAGAAAGCGAGATATCCAGTCGCCTCCGCATTGCCGCGCCATCGAAGACGATCGTTTCCTGCGGCAGCCAGTCCAGACGGCCCCCGTCAGCGACACGAATGCGGCCCTGCACCTGCCCTGTCTCACCAGATTGGGCGCGATATGCCCGTTCGGCGGCCTGCGTCGTCAAAGTAAGATGCGCACCGAAGGGGACGTCTACTTTCACATTGAACCGGTCACCACCGGTGACACCGCCAGCGGTATTGATAAGCACACCCTGTAAAGCGGGACCATAGACGCGCGGAAAGAGGAGTTTCAGCGACCCCGATTGGCGCAGGCCATCAAGAACCGTACGCCCATTACGCGTTTTGGCCGACACCGACACATCACCGCGCGCACGCGGTTGTGGTGACAGGCTTTGCGGCACTCGGGTATCGGTCTGGATATTGATCGGTGTCTCCGCTTGGACGGAACGTCCAGACACCAGCTAACTTTGAGAAATGCCAATGCGTAAGGCGCGGGCCGGACTAGCTGCCTACTTTCGCAGCGTTCGCCCAATAATTCGCCCAGTTCACCCGCGCTTGCCTGATTAATGGGCAAACGCGATATGGCCATTCAACCGCACTTGGAATAGCCACAAGACCCGCAGGTCATACAGCCTTCAATCATGCGCAACTCGTAAGATCCGCAACTGCCGCATGACTTTCCCTTAGGTCCGTTCTGCAACGATACGACGTCAGCCTTTGGGTCGGTCTTCAGCCCCATGCCTTCGCCCGCAAGGAAACCAGTCGCGACCATGTGCTTTTCGATGACACCGCCAATTGCAGCAAGGATCGAAGGCACATATTTGCCCTGCATCCACGCACCGCCGCGCGGATCAAAAACTGCTTTCAGCTCTTCAACGACGAATGACACATCCCCGCCCCGCCGGAAGACTGCTGAAATCATCCGCGTCAGCGCGACAGTCCATGCGAAATGCTCCATGTTCTTGGAGTTGATGAACACCTCGAACGGACGGCGATGTCCGGCGATCACCAGATCGTTGATGGTGATATAGATGGCGTGTTCCGAGTCCGGCCATTTGAGCTTGTAGGTCGCGCCTTCCAACTCGCTCGGACGGTCGAGCGGTTCGGACATATAAACAACCTCGGCACCTTCATCATCGGTCTGGACAACCTGCGGCGTTTCAGCCGGCGCGGCATCCTCGCTGACCGACAGAACAGACCCCGTCACGTCATTCGGACGATAGGTCGTGCAGCCTTTGCAACCCTGATCCCAAGCGGCCATATACACCTCTTTGAAGTCGTCAAAGCTGATGTCGGCGGGGCAGTTGATCGTCTTGGAAATTGAACTGTCGATCCATTTCTGGGCAGCGGCCTGCATGCGCACGTGATCCAGCGGGGCGAGCGTTTGGGCGTTCACGAAGTAATCCGGCAGGGGTGTATCACCTTTCAACTCGCGCCACAGTTGGACAGCGTAGTCGACGACTTCCTCTTCGGTGCGCGATCCGTCCTTCTGGAGAACCTTGCGCTTGTAGGCGTAGGCAAACACCGGTTCGATCCCGCTCGAGACGTTCCCAGCGTAAAGCGAGATCGTGCCCGTTGGTGCGATTGACGTCAACAAGGCATTGCGGATGCCATGTTTCGCGATTGCATCGCGCACATCCTCATCCATTGTTTGCATTGCACCGCTGGCAAGGAACTTGTCCGCATCAAACAAGGGAAAGGCCCCTTTTTCCTTCGCCAAGTCGACCGATGCCAGATAGGCGGCGCGGGCAATCGCATGCATCCAGCGATCGGTCTGACGCGCCGCTTCCTCTGATCCATAGCGCAGACCGACCATCAGCAGCGCATCCGCGAGACCTGTCACACCCAGACCGATCCGGCGCTTTGCAGCCGCCTCGCGCGCTTGCGCTTCCAAGGGGAAACGGGATGCATCAACGACGTTATCCATCATCCGCACGGCTGTTGCGACAAGCTCGATCAGCTGTGCCTCATCCAATGTAGCAGCGTCTTCGAAGGGATCGGACACAAGCCGCGCCATGTTGATCGAGCCAAGCAGACACGCCCCATAAGGCGGTAACGGCTGTTCGCCGCACGGATTCGTCGCCGCGATCGTTTCGCAGTAGCTGAGGTTGTTCATCTGGTTGATGCGGTCGATGAAAATGACACCAGGTTCGGCGTAATCATAGGTCGACTGCATGATCGCATCCCATAGGTCGCGGGCACGCACTGTCTTGTAGGTCTGTCCGCCAAACACCAGGTCCCATGGCTTGTCCGCCTTGACTGCGTCCATGAACGGATCAGTAATCAACACAGACATGTTGAACATCCGCAGCCGTGCGGCATCGGATTTTGCCGTGATGAATTCTTCGACATCCGGGTGATCACAGCGCATCGTCGCCATCATCGCACCGCGCCGTGATCCGGCGGACATGATCGTGCGACACATGGCATCCCAGACATCCATGAATGACAAGGGTCCAGAGGCATCGGCGGCCACACCGGTGACAGACGCGCCCTTTGGACGGATTGTCGAAAAGTCATAGCCGATCCCGCCACCTTGTTGCATCGTCAGTGCAGCCTCTTTCAGCATGTCGAAAATGCCGCCCATGCTGTCAGGCACCGTCCCCATGACGAAACAGTTAAACAGTGTCACTGACCGTGCCGTGCCCGCCCCGGCGGTGATCCGTCCTGCGGGCAGGTATTTGAAATCAGCCAACGCGTCATAGAACTTGGCTTCCCAGTCCGCCGGCACTTTTTCAACAGCCGCGAGAGCCGAGGCAATCCGCCGCCACGTGTCTTCAACGGTTTCATCTATCGGCGTGCCGTCCGCATCCTTGAAGCGATACTTCATGTCCCAGATCTGTTCGGCAATCGGGGCGGAAAATGCGGTCATGGGTCGATCCCTCTGTTGTGAATTTC
The sequence above is drawn from the Cognatiyoonia koreensis genome and encodes:
- the ureC gene encoding urease subunit alpha codes for the protein MPATISRADYAAMFGPTTGDRLRLADTDLIIEVERDLTAEQAGAATTAGSGANALLYGEEVKFGGGKVIRDGMGQSQVTRTEGAVDTVITNALIVDHSGIYKADVGLKDGRIHKIGKAGNPDTQPGVNIIIGPGTEAIAGEGRILTAGGFDSHIHFICPQQIEDALHSGLTTMLGGGTGPAHGTLATTCTPGPWHIGRMLQAADAFPMNLAFAGKGNASLPAALVEQVNAGACALKLHEDWGTTPGAIDCCLSVADDMDVQVMIHTDTLNESGFVENTVAAMKGRTIHAFHTEGAGGGHAPDIIKICGDENVLPSSTNPTRPFTVNTLEEHLDMLMVCHHLDKSIPEDVAFAESRIRRETIAAEDILHDMGAFSIIASDSQAMGRVGEVLIRTWQTADKMKKQRGRLTEETGDNDNFRVRRYIAKYTINPAIAHGISTEIGSIAEGKRADLVLWNPAFFGVKPEMVLLGGTIAMAQMGDPNASIPTPQPVYSRPMFGAFGRSVEHSSVTFVSGAAYAAGIRNQLGLAKQTIAVKTTRGIGKKDLILNDALPEVEVNPETYEVRADGELLTCEPAEVLPMAQRYFMF
- a CDS encoding cyclase family protein, whose amino-acid sequence is MCNACITNAVKKHMISRRDMFRSAVALGAASVAAGIVTARPALAAAHGTVVDLTHTFTPEFPTFDGVPGLTMEQTVKFDESGYQLFRLTVDEHSGTHIDAPLHFTTDGTSVDELPVENLVCPLCVIDIEARAQEEVNTMVSTEDIETWISANGDIPEGACVAMHSGWADKVGDASYRNDADGNFTFPGFSKEATDMLMEMGVAAIGVDTLSLDPGNSADFAVHYSWLPSGRYGIENLAGLRNVPAAGATVFVGAPKHGGGTGGPARVLAVT
- a CDS encoding urease subunit beta, translated to MIPGEFFPAEGSLTLNAGATPVTLMVANSGDRPIQVGSHYHFGEANSALDFDRDVARGMRLDIAAGTAVRFEPGQRREVQLIPISGRRQIYGFNQNVMGAL
- a CDS encoding urease subunit gamma encodes the protein MNLTPREKDKLLIAMAAEVARKRLARGVKLNHPEAIALITDTVVEGARDGRSVADMMEAGAQVITRDQCMEGVPEMIHDVQVEATFPDGTKLVTVHNPIR
- a CDS encoding urease accessory protein UreD, giving the protein MSGRSVQAETPINIQTDTRVPQSLSPQPRARGDVSVSAKTRNGRTVLDGLRQSGSLKLLFPRVYGPALQGVLINTAGGVTGGDRFNVKVDVPFGAHLTLTTQAAERAYRAQSGETGQVQGRIRVADGGRLDWLPQETIVFDGAAMRRRLDISLSGTARLLMCEPLIFGRAAMGETVRSGRFHDRISIIRDGIPVFCDAIALTGDITAHLAKATIAGGAGAMATLVYVAPDAESHLPTLRDGLGATAGASLLAPDVLVMRVLAPDGFLLRKTLCPILTALSGTTLPRPWMI
- a CDS encoding adenosylcobalamin-dependent ribonucleoside-diphosphate reductase → MTAFSAPIAEQIWDMKYRFKDADGTPIDETVEDTWRRIASALAAVEKVPADWEAKFYDALADFKYLPAGRITAGAGTARSVTLFNCFVMGTVPDSMGGIFDMLKEAALTMQQGGGIGYDFSTIRPKGASVTGVAADASGPLSFMDVWDAMCRTIMSAGSRRGAMMATMRCDHPDVEEFITAKSDAARLRMFNMSVLITDPFMDAVKADKPWDLVFGGQTYKTVRARDLWDAIMQSTYDYAEPGVIFIDRINQMNNLSYCETIAATNPCGEQPLPPYGACLLGSINMARLVSDPFEDAATLDEAQLIELVATAVRMMDNVVDASRFPLEAQAREAAAKRRIGLGVTGLADALLMVGLRYGSEEAARQTDRWMHAIARAAYLASVDLAKEKGAFPLFDADKFLASGAMQTMDEDVRDAIAKHGIRNALLTSIAPTGTISLYAGNVSSGIEPVFAYAYKRKVLQKDGSRTEEEVVDYAVQLWRELKGDTPLPDYFVNAQTLAPLDHVRMQAAAQKWIDSSISKTINCPADISFDDFKEVYMAAWDQGCKGCTTYRPNDVTGSVLSVSEDAAPAETPQVVQTDDEGAEVVYMSEPLDRPSELEGATYKLKWPDSEHAIYITINDLVIAGHRRPFEVFINSKNMEHFAWTVALTRMISAVFRRGGDVSFVVEELKAVFDPRGGAWMQGKYVPSILAAIGGVIEKHMVATGFLAGEGMGLKTDPKADVVSLQNGPKGKSCGSCGSYELRMIEGCMTCGSCGYSKCG